Below is a genomic region from Polypterus senegalus isolate Bchr_013 chromosome 13, ASM1683550v1, whole genome shotgun sequence.
aaacgcaactaaacctgctgctccgagagaggacacattacagcgtgatcatgaagcaaagaggcaaaggcgtgacagtcgctcgcaagaaacagacactcagcattcacacagattagctcaacgacgcgtctctgccgcacaacgaaaggcgactgaaacccctacagagagagaacacagattacgccgtgattgcgaaagaaagaggcaaaagcgtgccaatgagacacccgacgaaaggtccttacgattgagtccttctactgtggtcatccaacgcgcagcgtagcggGCGCCAAGTTGCTAGTCTATAAATAATGTGCTGGGAATGTCAATCCAAATGTTAgtcatcctcttcttcttcttttttcggctgctcccgttaagggttgccacagcggattatattcttccatctctttctgtcctctgcatcttgctctgtcacacccatcatctgcatgccctctctcagcacatccataaacctcctcttaggcctttctcttttccacttatctggcagctctatccttagcatccttttcccaatatacccagcatctctcctctgcacatgtcctcttttctttctttgtgaaaACAACCCTGGGGTTTGCAGGATTATTAATAGGACTAACACCTCCTGTTGGCATTCTAATCTTGGGAGTGAAATGAGGATGACCTCTTCTGCTACAACAGTCTGTTATACCATCTGGACCTTGCAAGATGCTAAGTTTGCCTGTGTGCTTTCCTAATGGTCACCATGCTTGTCACAACCTGTCTTGCTGTTGCATGGGGCAAACCATTCAAGAGATGTTCCCCCTTGTTTTCAGGCTGCAGTGTGAAGAATGTGAAACATGTGTGGCCTAATTCCTCATTTCCTTACAATTAAAATTTCATCTTacttaaaatcacattttttatgcATTGTTGCAACTCAAATCATACGTACATTTAGAGTTATACCAGTTCAAACCAAAATACATTATTGCAGCAGACATATTCTTTTTTCATGACATTTTTTATGCCATTGGCCATGGTTCATTACTTGATATAATGCACCATGACCAagctattacttttttttaaagaactattGCTTTCAGTCCAAGTTTTCTGTGAGAATTTCACCTAATCTTCACAATTATTGGATTGATGAGAATAAATAAGTCACTAAGCCTTTTTATTTTCATCACTGTGACAGAAAGGACAAAAAACTGTAGGTCTTTGTTAAGTATTGAATCTCTGTCCTCATGGTCATACTCATAACCCAAGGGGAAAGATCAAAAAATATATTCAGTTCAGCTCCATTAATAATAAAGACTAAAATACTCAAAACAACTATCTACCATCAGCTCAAGAGTAGGTGATTATTTCACTGGGTGAAAAGGGAGAATTGGTGAATATGTCCCTGAATGTGCACTCAGAATATCATTATTTTAGATCCGCCACTACACATCAGTGACATAGACATTAATGCCTGTTTAACAAaagaaattctatgtgtaatgaattaaaaaaaacaaatttaaattacaaCCTTTTCTAAAATTAATTAACGTTTTTTTTAGAAAACCAGTAACAACCTTTCTATATATTGAAAAGATTAGCATCCTGTCTAGGGTGAACTTCTGTCATATGCCCAGTGCTTCCAAGATATAGTCAGTATTTTCGTAGTCTGTGAGAACAATACGCGGGTTGGATGTACAATGGTTACCATAAACAGAATATGTGCCTGGCAACTTTATATAAACATtggtaaaatataaatacagactAGATGTGCCTGTTCCGTTACTAGTTAGATATTTTGTAAAATCCCACAAATAAAGTGCTTTAAAAGTGTCGTAATCTACTTTGAATATTTATTCATGTTGACCATTATTTGTTTTAACACTTTTGGGAAATTCCAGATGTATTTGAATACAAtgtatttaatggaatcttgttATAGTGTTATTTCTTAACCAATTAggaaatcaaaaagtaaatataaCTTGTCAGGACTAGCCAAACATATATATAGAAATTCAGATGCACCCCGTGAACAATTTCTCGCTAAAACCAGAAATGGCTCTTCCACATTACATTATTCTGCTGACCACCttcaacattatttttgtttcaggaaacatttttgaaaaacttgGATGGAAGATTAATCCTTGGTCAAAAGATTCAGTTGGCGTAAAGAATCCCAATGGATTGAAAGATCCAGTTACTCTAGAAAATCCATCTGTCTTGAATGACCCAAATAGACTAAATATTTCAGATGGAATTAAAGATCCGACTGAACTGACAGATACAGCTATGAAAAAAGATCCCACTGGATCAAAAGATTCCAATTACCTGAAAGATTTAGCCAGCATGAGCGATACAGTTGATCTAAATAACCTAGGAGGTCTTTTAGTAACGATTGACCAGAAAGCACCTTCTGAATCAAAAGATTTAGTTGATGTGAAGGGTCTACATGGGCTGACAgattcatttggtctaaaagatcCAAATGAAGTCAAAGGCagtcttaaagaaaaaaatactgtgaATTCCATTCTGGGTCAAAGTGGACTGAAAAATGTAGTTAGTCCTACAGCTCCAGCTGGGTTAAAAGATTTAATAGATTCGAAGGTGCCAAAGGGTTCAGATAGTTTAAAAGACTCCTTtggaataaaaacaatttttggccTGGGTTATCCCAGTGCAATTAAAGATGCAGTTGGTCTAAAGGATCCCACTGGATTGATAGATGCGACCGGCCTAAATGATGCCAACGTACTGACAAGCCTAGGTGATCTGAAGGATCTAAACAATTTAATAGAGTCCACTGACCTGAGTATTCCTACAGGACTGAAAGGGGTATTTGATCTGAAAAATCACACTggatttaaagaattatttaatccAAATGATCTGTCTGGACTAAAGGATTTCATTAGTCCACAAGATCTGAAAGGAATAACTGATTTACTTAGTTTAAAAGATCTAACTGAATTAAAAGAATCAATAAATTCTAATATTCTTAATCAGTTGAAAGATGTAATTGGCCTGGAAGACCCAACAGGACTGACTGATTCAGTCAGTTTGAAGGACCTTACTGGATTGTCagcactgtttgatttaaaggATCCtgctatatttaaatatttcattggACTGAATGATGTCAAAGGAATTCTTGATATGGTAAGCTGATCATGAAAGCAGATTACAAAAATTTATTTtgctatataataaaaatcatttactaAAGATTTTTAAAAGCTAACATTGGAAATGACAAGATTTGTatagtatttaaaatatacatgtgGTTAAGTTATAATTTTTTCCATTATACCATATGTATGTTATGTTTCATTGATGTACTATATAGGATGattatattattttgaaattataattattaagtaaATGCATTAGAACAACAGAGTAAAACATTATGCTTCTGAGTTCAAATTTAAAGTGCTATCTGGAATAACCACAGAATAGTTACAGTTTTTTCTTACTTTGCCCTATGCAGCCTTTAGACATTATAAATCACCTACTACCTATATCACTTGCTGATTGGACAAACTGTGGTACCAAAGATCCCTTCCTGCTCAGGAGCTTCATTCTTCCCAAAACAATAACCATCCCAGGACCGATTTCGTTCTCAGCTAAAGGCACTCTCATAGAGAACGTGAGTGCGCCCCTGAAGGTAAGCTGaaataagtaagaaaatgtacacatgacataacattcaggtgtggtgggagacttggttaactggtttgaaagttggagcattttgaaATGTTGTAGTCACTTCACCAAAGCGTTTGCAATcacatttggttttttttacaAACATTCAAACTCAAGTGATGAAAAGATATACACAGTATGCTACTGCTAGTTGTTGAATGTGGAGggtctgtggctaattgtagtttAAGTTTCTtatccaaaaatgtttttaaaagagtACCCAGTTGAGTtttaaaatctgtgctgaagtctcaAGTTAAAATTATTGGCTGCATTCGAACTTGATTAGATAAAGGTTCATTGTGGCATTTAGCTTATACATTATTATCTCAGAGACATATTGAATCATAATCTTTAGATAATGTAGCCATGAAGTTATTTTTAGAGTAGCAGAAATGCTGAGTACACATTGAATAAAATGTCACTGAGCAATCTTTCATATATTTCTATATAAGTTAAACTGCTTTCATCTTTTAATTTTCCATACATGAACATCATGTCACTTACATGCTGAGGGTCATGGAAGACACCGTACAGCCGTAGAGACAAGGGTGCAATGAGACTAATGCAGAAGCCAGGCTGTTAGCATATAACAAGACCTACCCATGCATTTTAGTACAGTAAAGAATGGGATTTACCAGTACCTTCTACAGTGATGATTAAATATGAAATCTCATTTCTActgtaaggaaaaaataaagaatatcatcTAATATTGTATCTTTCTTATATTGTAATACTTGGTCATACAACCCTCACCTTATACCCTGACCTTGTCCCACACTATGAGGTGTACTTGGTTTTGTTTGCAGAACTGCTGGTATTTTACAGTTTTGGCAttgaacaaaaaatttaaaaaaagaaaaatgtacaagttAAAGTAACTGCTCTCAAAATAAAGCTGAAACTGTAAACTAATTTATAGTTGAATTTGCTCAGGCTGTCTGTCTGTTTTAAGACCGATGATTTGGCAAATTCAAGCGTTTTGTAATTTCCAAAATGTGTGCAGTGTGCTACATGTAGGATATCTCAGTGAAAACTGGAGTTTATAAGAAATTTCCTTGAAGAGTAAGTGGGTCAAAGTTGAACAAAATCTGTTAACTGGGAGTTATTTCATGGGACAGACAAAAAGACAGACATATGTGAGGTTGGGAGCATATGTGAAAACACCTAAAAGTGGGTAGCTGTAAATAAATTTGATTGGTGGATATTGATTTAAAGTTTGGTATTTATCAAACATTAAGCACTTCTGCTGCATTGTAGCCAATCACAGTGCTGAGAACATATACATTAAGCAGGTGCCATATGTTTCAGATGAACATCTGATTTACTTCACACAGACTGCACAAAGTTGGGTGGCCCTAGAAAACAAGGAAATTCATATAAATGTTGTAGATAGTaccagtacatttaaaaaatgtattttaaataatagtattttaagaaaaaaatttcatataagtctccgaaaatgataacgccacctcatgttctttaaaatctaaatctgtcattagtatttgtaagaaaaaattgtttatccgcatttaaaaatgatttaaagaaagtatatagcaaattataaagctaaataattatttatttataaaaactgcattgcttacaatttattcgtacgaaaatatgatggggaaatgtCTAGACTTTTgtagccatctactagaatacttcaccacagcccaatcaattt
It encodes:
- the LOC120543050 gene encoding uncharacterized protein LOC120543050; translated protein: MALPHYIILLTTFNIIFVSGNIFEKLGWKINPWSKDSVGVKNPNGLKDPVTLENPSVLNDPNRLNISDGIKDPTELTDTAMKKDPTGSKDSNYLKDLASMSDTVDLNNLGGLLVTIDQKAPSESKDLVDVKGLHGLTDSFGLKDPNEVKGSLKEKNTVNSILGQSGLKNVVSPTAPAGLKDLIDSKVPKGSDSLKDSFGIKTIFGLGYPSAIKDAVGLKDPTGLIDATGLNDANVLTSLGDLKDLNNLIESTDLSIPTGLKGVFDLKNHTGFKELFNPNDLSGLKDFISPQDLKGITDLLSLKDLTELKESINSNILNQLKDVIGLEDPTGLTDSVSLKDLTGLSALFDLKDPAIFKYFIGLNDVKGILDMPLDIINHLLPISLADWTNCGTKDPFLLRSFILPKTITIPGPISFSAKGTLIENVSAPLKFEVEVKKKILWSWMRVPCWGGYGSCTYDKVCEQIESIANSTGCPFQSESNGDCCHCPIKKGVINIPKVTFNIPKFRTPSFFSRGDYKIRIRAVSGEKQIACFSTSITVKSF